From Pseudoramibacter sp.:
GTCCATCGATGAAACCGACGCTTCATCAAGGGCAACGGTTGGTGCTTAACAAAATAGAATATAAAGTTAAAGATCCGGATTATGGTGATATCGTTGTATTGCGCTATTCACCGGGAATAGATTATGTTAAACGTGTTATCGCAAAGGGCGGAGATACTATTGAAATCAAGAACATGAAAGTGTATCGCAATAACAAATTGTTGAAAGAACCGTATATTAGTAAGACTCCTTATGGCGATTACCCTAAAACAAAAATCCCCAAAGGAAAGTATTTTGTTATGGGTGATAATCGGGCGAATAGTTCCGATAGTCGATTTGCAGATTTAGGTTTTGTCAAAAGAAAAGATATTATAGGCCATGTAGTTTTTCGGTTTTGGCCATTTAGCCAATGGGGAAAAATAGGAAATTAATAGGGAAGTAATATGACGCAGTCAAGACAATTGCAATGGTATCCAGGACATATGGCGAAAGCAACGCGGCAAATTAATGAAAAAATTAAATTAGTGGATACTGTTATCGAAATATTAGATGCCAGAGTGCCAGAAGCTAGCCGGAATCCTAATATCGCTAATTTACTCAAAAAAAGAAAAAAAACCCATATTATATTACTGAATAAATCTGATCTTGCTGATCCAACTATGACAAAAAAATGGATTGACAAAATTCAAAAGGAAAACAATAATTCAATCGTTTTGCCATTTACTGCTTACGATAAACAATGCCGAACACAGCTATTAAAATTATTAAAAAATAGTCAATCTAAGAGATGTTTAATCTGCGGTATTCCTAATGTTGGAAAAAGTGCGGTGATTAACACTTTGGCAAATAAAAAGAAAGCTGTTACTGGCAACAAGCCCGGTGTAACTAAAGGCCAGCAATGGATTCAGGTCGATGCTCAAACGATGTTACTTGATACACCAGGTATCTTGTGGCCCAAATTTGATTCAGAACGTGTCGGCAATGAACTGGCATGGATTGGTTCAATTAAAGATACAATTTTTGATACAGAAAATTTAGCAGGCGAACTCATAAAATTTATTTGCGAACGATATCCCAAACGTCTTCAAACACGTTATGGAATTGACGATATTTCTAACAAAAAGCCGTGGGAAGTTTTCGAGTTGATCTGCGAAAATAAGAATTTAATGTTGCGTGGTGGACTTTTGGATTATAAGCGTGCTGCTAATATGTTATTAAAAGATTTTAAGAGTGGTAAATTTGGCAGAATTACTATTGATAGTTTTGGAGAGCAGTAATTACACATGAGAACGAATATTACAGAAAAACAGCTTTCCCAGATGACTATTCCTCAAATTAAAAAATTGTTTGAACAATTGGGGAATCAAGACAAAAATCAATTAACAAAATTATTAAAGGCAGATCCAAGGAAAGGAATAAAGGATCTTATTAATAGGGAAGAAAAAAAAGCGCTAGCCCGACAACGAAGCATTCAAACAATATGTATAAAGAAAAAAAATGAAAATATTTTTCATGCAAAAGGTTATAAAATAATAGCGGGAATGGATGAAGTCGGACGCGGACCTCTAGCTGGGCCCGTTGTTGTTGCAGCAGTTATCTTACCAGAAGATTCTTGGATTATAGGGATCGATGATTCTAAAAAAATATCAGAGGAAAAGAGAGAAACA
This genomic window contains:
- the lepB gene encoding signal peptidase I, with protein sequence MAKKAEHSASDDQASPKDWIISIVIAVGIALILKLFFIDFVVVQGPSMKPTLHQGQRLVLNKIEYKVKDPDYGDIVVLRYSPGIDYVKRVIAKGGDTIEIKNMKVYRNNKLLKEPYISKTPYGDYPKTKIPKGKYFVMGDNRANSSDSRFADLGFVKRKDIIGHVVFRFWPFSQWGKIGN
- the ylqF gene encoding ribosome biogenesis GTPase YlqF; this translates as MTQSRQLQWYPGHMAKATRQINEKIKLVDTVIEILDARVPEASRNPNIANLLKKRKKTHIILLNKSDLADPTMTKKWIDKIQKENNNSIVLPFTAYDKQCRTQLLKLLKNSQSKRCLICGIPNVGKSAVINTLANKKKAVTGNKPGVTKGQQWIQVDAQTMLLDTPGILWPKFDSERVGNELAWIGSIKDTIFDTENLAGELIKFICERYPKRLQTRYGIDDISNKKPWEVFELICENKNLMLRGGLLDYKRAANMLLKDFKSGKFGRITIDSFGEQ